A genomic segment from Aegilops tauschii subsp. strangulata cultivar AL8/78 chromosome 1, Aet v6.0, whole genome shotgun sequence encodes:
- the LOC109786766 gene encoding uncharacterized protein has product MPPLEALLGAAELWRPAARGASGWATAAALLLLLVAHLSVLLVRRRRRGRARLARQQEDAPAAPASPSPSSGSGSSSGSGVEGLVTEDDLRQLVGSLGVGARQPELEGWDPVIAKGNDAVSYKAWCERTADGTPRYLSVTTYEGCSAELLRDFYMDNEYRMEWDNTVIKHEQLQCDENSGIEIGRTVKKFPLLTPREYILAWRVWASDENSFYCLVKECEHSLAPIQRKFVRVRLLRSGWCIRKVPGRDACEITVLHHEDNGMNIEMAKLAFSKGIWNYICKMNNALRRYPQHRGPSISISTMRRLTKKFPQDLQINMDESNRCPVNTAAAVAPPTPSSGTSPCKQLGKKSSRETIASGLLLIGSIVCLSKGRSNLGAQLAMAFFLKKAFKQDKESGSSPRGRTDTTVPMQ; this is encoded by the exons ATGCCGCCGCTGGAGGCCCTCCTCGGCGCCGCCGAGCTCTGGCGCCCCGCGGCGCGCGGGGCCAGCGGCTGggccaccgccgccgcgctcctCCTGCTCCTCGTCGCCCACCTCTCCGTCCtcctcgtccgccgccgccgccgggggcGCGCACGCCTTGCCCGGCAGCAGGAGGATGCCCCCGCGGCGCCCGCCTCCCCCTCCCCGTCCTCCGGGTCCGGGTCCAGCTCCGGCTCAGG GGTGGAGGGCCTCGTGACGGAGGACGATCTGAGGCAGCTGGTGGGCAGCCTGGGGGTCGGCGCCCGCCAGCCGGAGCTCGAGGGCTGGGATCCCGTCATCGCCAAGGGGAACGACGCCGTCTCCTACAAGGCGTGGTGCGAGAGGACCGCG GATGGCACACCTAGATATCTTAGTGTGACAACTTATGAGGGATGCTCAGCAGAGCTTTTGAGGGACTTTTACATGGATAATGAGTACAGAATGGAGTGGGATAACACCGTGATAAAGCATGAGCAGCTGCAGTGTGATGAAAATAGCGGAATTGAGATAGGGCGAACAGTTAAGAAGTTCCCTCTTTTAACACCAAGAGAGTACATATTGGCATGGCGAGTTTGGGCATCAGATGAGAACTCTTTCTATTGCTTGGTCAAG GAATGTGAACACTCTCTTGCGCCAATACAAAGAAAATTTGTTCGAGTACGACTTCTGAGATCGGGGTGGTGTATTAGGAAAG TCCCTGGAAGAGACGCATGTGAAATCACAGTGCTGCACCATGAAGACAATGGCATGAACATCGAGATGGCAAAGCTAGCCTTTTCCAAGGGCATCTGGAATTATATTTGTAAAATGAACAATGCTTTACGCCGGTATCCTCAGCACCGTGGTCCGTCGATATCAATTTCGACCATGCGAAGACTTACCAAGAAG TTTCCCCAGGACTTGCAGATCAACATGGATGAAAGTAATCGATGTCCAGTGAATACAGCTGCGGCTGTTGCTCCTCCTACACCTTCATCCGGAACTTCTCCCTGCAAGCAGCTAGGGAAGAAGTCATCACGGGAAACGATTGCAAGTGGACTTTTGCTAATTGGAAGCATCGTTTGTCTGTCGAAAGGTCGATCTAACCTCGGCGCACAGCTTGCCATGGCATTCTTCCTGAAGAAGGCCTTTAAGCAGGACAAAGAATCAGGCTCTTCGCCAAGGGGAAGAACTGATACGACGGTGCCCATGCAGTAG